A genomic region of Leptolyngbya sp. NIES-2104 contains the following coding sequences:
- a CDS encoding type II toxin-antitoxin system VapB family antitoxin encodes MATSLDINDALLQEALALDEQTTPDAVVETALREYIQRRKRLKVLDLFGTIDYDPDYDYKQHRRQA; translated from the coding sequence ATGGCGACATCACTCGACATAAACGATGCTTTGCTTCAAGAGGCACTCGCCCTTGACGAGCAGACAACTCCTGATGCTGTAGTCGAAACCGCGTTGCGCGAATATATTCAACGTCGTAAGCGTCTCAAAGTGCTAGACCTCTTTGGCACGATTGACTATGATCCAGACTACGACTACAAGCAACACCGTCGGCAAGCATGA